DNA sequence from the Malus domestica chromosome 11, GDT2T_hap1 genome:
TCTGGACATGGAACCAAagattttaaaaacaaattagAGTTGATCACAAGGCTTCAGCACCAAAACCTTGTTCAACTGCTTGGTTGCTGATTTGCGTTTAAAAATTATCTTTTGAATATAGAAACGAGGTCTGTGCTGGACCGGAAAAAGCGTTTAAAAATTATATGTGGGATTGCTCGAAGACTTCTTTATCTTCACCACGATTCTGGATTCAGAATTATCCATAGGGATCTCAAGGCAAACAATATTCTTCTTGATAGAGAAGTGGCACCAAAGATATCGGACTTTGGAATGGCTTGAATGTTTTGTAACGATCAGACAGAAGCCAATACCAGAAGCAATGGCGGAGCCAAGTTAAGGGCTGCCCTGGGCTGTAGCCCAGGTAGCTTgtggtgaaaaataaaattttacatgtaattttGATTGATTTTCGAATGTAGCCCGCCAAATATTTAGTCGCTAATTCGAATTCTCTAGGTTTaactatataaaattatataatacaatTTGCAAACCATCTCTTTTTCTTACATTATTTTTCTCATCGCTTCTTGTACATGTACAAATttggatttgtttaattttaacaCGTTTTTGGCTTAccttgtgaattttttttaagctaGCTGATACTATGAGAAATAGGGTatcaagtttatttatttaaaaaagatttaaaattttaaactagcCCACTCAGTAAAAAATTTCTAGCTCGCTATTGACCAAAAGAGTGGTGGGAACATAATGAGTAACAATACCATGCACACATACATAAAGCTACCCAATTATACTAATTTCACTTTGTAAATGGTTATATGCAGTGAGCTATATGGCCCCTAAATATGCAATGGACGGCCTCTTCTCAATCAAGTCTGATTTGTTTAGTTTTGGTGTTCTAGTGTTGGAGATTATTAGTGGTAAAAAGAACAAGGGATTTTATTGCTCAAACAATGAACTAAACCTCCTAGGAAATGCAAGTTAAAAGGCAAATCTTGAGAATTTCAACTTTTGTCCTCTTTCTAAACAGTCTTCAAGCAGACAATTTTTATGTTGTCAGGGGGAGAATCTCGATCGACTGTTCATCAGGCTGACTCCTTGCTCGAGCCTGACAATATAAGCATCTGTCCAGCGACATATACAAGTCTGAACAAAGAATATTATCCTCCAGATAGTCATTGCATTTCATTCGTTCCATGATTATCACTAAATTCACTACTTAAAGAGAAATGATTGGGAACTTTTGCAGACTTCGAAGCTATGGAATGTAggaaaggggttggaaattaTAGACTCATCGTATTCCCACTCTGAGGTATTGAGGTGCATGCAAATCGGCCTTTTATGCGTTCAAGAGCGTGCAGAAGATAGGGCTACAATGTCGTCTGTGGTTATGACGCTGAGTAGTGAAACTGCAGCAACAATGCCCCACCCTTAAAACCGTGGTTTTTGCCTACAAAGGACTAGGAATCCAGTTGAAGCAGATTCATCATCCAACAAGCAGGAAGAATGCTGTAGTATAAACCAAGTAACTGTCCCAACGCTAGTTGGTCGATAGCGA
Encoded proteins:
- the LOC108171457 gene encoding receptor-like serine/threonine-protein kinase SD1-8, which translates into the protein MAPKYAMDGLFSIKSDLFSFGVLVLEIISGKKNKGFYCSNNELNLLGNTSKLWNVGKGLEIIDSSYSHSEVLRCMQIGLLCVQERAEDRATMSSVVMTLSSETAATMPHP